One region of Pseudomonas alvandae genomic DNA includes:
- the moaE gene encoding molybdopterin synthase catalytic subunit MoaE produces MAIRVQAEPFDPGTEVNAMHAANVGVGAVVSFVGYVRDFNDGLDVSGMFLEHYPGMTEKALGKIAIEAEQRWPLLKLEVLHRIGALEPGEPIVFVGAASAHRQAAFDACAFVMDYLKTRAPFWKKENTVDGPRWVEGRDSDHAAADRWKQ; encoded by the coding sequence ATGGCGATTCGGGTGCAGGCCGAGCCGTTCGATCCCGGGACCGAAGTCAACGCGATGCACGCGGCGAATGTCGGCGTGGGAGCGGTGGTGAGTTTTGTTGGCTACGTGCGCGACTTCAATGACGGCCTCGATGTGTCCGGGATGTTCCTGGAGCATTACCCAGGCATGACCGAGAAGGCCCTGGGCAAGATCGCCATCGAGGCCGAACAGCGCTGGCCATTGCTCAAGCTCGAGGTGTTGCATCGCATTGGTGCCCTGGAACCGGGGGAGCCAATCGTTTTTGTCGGTGCTGCCAGCGCCCATCGCCAGGCAGCGTTCGACGCCTGCGCCTTTGTCATGGACTACCTCAAGACGCGTGCGCCGTTCTGGAAAAAGGAAAACACCGTCGATGGCCCGCGCTGGGTGGAAGGGCGGGACAGTGATCATGCGGCGGCGGATCGCTGGAAGCAGTAG
- a CDS encoding nucleotide sugar dehydrogenase yields MRISIFGLGYVGAVCAGCLSARGHDVVGVDVAKDKIDMINAGKSPIVEPGLGELLAQGIQTGRLRGTTNFAEAIRDTDLSMICVGTPSKKNGDLELNYIEAVCREIGFVLRDKTTRHTIVVRSTVLPGTVANVVIPILEDCSGKKAGVDFGVAVNPEFLRESTAIKDYDQPPMTVIGEFDTASGDVLQSLYEELDAPIIRKDIAVAEMIKYTCNVWHATKVTFANEIGNIAKAVGVDGREVMDVVCQDKALNLSQYYMRPGFAFGGSCLPKDVRALTYRASSLDVEAPLLNSLMRSNESQVQNAFDIVSSHDKRKVALLGLSFKAGTDDLRESPLVELAEMLIGKGYDLRIYDSNVEYARVHGANKDYIESKIPHVSSLLNSDFDAVIDSSDIIILGNRDEKFRALTENVPEGKQVIDLVGFMSKATSPSGRTEGICW; encoded by the coding sequence ATGCGCATTAGCATATTTGGTTTGGGTTACGTCGGTGCAGTATGTGCCGGTTGCCTGTCTGCACGGGGCCATGATGTAGTTGGCGTAGATGTCGCCAAAGACAAGATCGACATGATCAATGCTGGTAAGTCTCCGATCGTTGAACCGGGTCTTGGCGAGCTGTTGGCGCAGGGCATTCAAACGGGTCGGCTGCGCGGCACTACCAACTTCGCCGAAGCCATTCGCGATACTGACCTGTCGATGATTTGCGTTGGCACGCCAAGTAAGAAGAATGGCGACCTGGAACTGAACTACATCGAAGCCGTGTGCCGCGAGATCGGTTTTGTCCTGCGCGACAAGACCACCCGCCACACCATCGTGGTGCGCAGTACCGTACTGCCAGGCACCGTGGCCAATGTGGTCATCCCGATCCTCGAAGACTGCTCCGGCAAGAAAGCCGGCGTCGATTTCGGCGTCGCGGTCAACCCGGAGTTCCTGCGTGAAAGTACCGCGATCAAGGACTACGACCAGCCGCCAATGACCGTCATCGGCGAGTTCGACACCGCCTCGGGCGACGTCCTGCAATCGCTGTACGAAGAGCTCGACGCACCGATCATCCGCAAGGACATCGCCGTTGCCGAGATGATCAAGTACACCTGCAACGTGTGGCACGCCACCAAGGTCACCTTCGCCAACGAGATCGGCAACATTGCCAAGGCCGTCGGCGTCGATGGTCGCGAAGTGATGGACGTGGTCTGCCAGGACAAGGCCCTGAACCTGTCGCAGTACTACATGCGCCCAGGCTTCGCCTTCGGCGGTTCGTGCCTGCCTAAAGACGTACGCGCCCTGACCTACCGCGCAAGCTCCTTGGACGTGGAAGCGCCGCTGCTCAACTCGCTGATGCGCAGCAACGAATCCCAGGTGCAGAACGCTTTCGACATCGTCTCCAGCCACGACAAGCGCAAAGTCGCCCTGCTGGGCCTGAGCTTCAAGGCCGGTACCGACGACCTGCGTGAAAGCCCACTGGTAGAACTGGCGGAAATGCTGATCGGCAAAGGCTATGACCTGCGCATCTACGACAGCAACGTCGAATACGCCCGTGTCCACGGTGCGAACAAGGATTACATCGAGTCGAAGATTCCTCACGTCTCGTCCTTGCTCAACTCCGACTTCGACGCGGTGATCGACAGCTCCGACATCATCATTCTCGGCAACCGCGACGAGAAGTTCCGTGCGCTGACCGAGAACGTACCGGAAGGCAAGCAGGTCATCGACCTGGTTGGTTTCATGTCCAAGGCCACCTCCCCGAGTGGCCGGACCGAAGGCATCTGCTGGTAA
- a CDS encoding alginate biosynthesis protein Alg44: MNTAVNVNVVHESEAQRQHARVKIPAKLRFFGPDRTPMEVKVLDLSAGGLCFNAGQLPLKVGETYKARLQFVIDNLGLAMDVELQIRSYDRQTGRTGCQFQNLEPRDISTLRHIITSHLAGDIVGVGDVLATLQRDNFTKARKQKDDNGGMTAFGRLRAVTFSLGVFVVGLAAFGFIFKSVYGMYFVSHAQAGIVNVPGMAITMPRDGTVQSLVKADGVAAKGAPLATFSTSMLDVLKGHLDDNQLQPAKVEELFGKQMTGTLTSPCDCIVTQQLVSNGQYASKGDVIFQLVPRGTEANVEARFSYRQFGDVRPGTPVSFQVAGEDTTRTGKIVSSTSLKSADLSSDIRVLIQPDEALDSALAGRPVEVVSDRGPSLNWLIDKAMAVGL, translated from the coding sequence ATGAACACCGCCGTGAATGTCAACGTAGTGCATGAATCCGAAGCCCAACGCCAACACGCCCGGGTCAAAATCCCGGCCAAGTTGCGTTTCTTCGGCCCTGACCGTACGCCCATGGAAGTCAAGGTCCTGGACCTGTCGGCCGGCGGCCTGTGCTTCAACGCCGGCCAACTGCCGCTCAAGGTTGGCGAGACCTACAAGGCTCGCCTGCAGTTCGTGATCGACAACCTCGGCCTGGCCATGGACGTCGAATTGCAGATCCGTTCCTACGACCGCCAGACCGGCCGCACCGGCTGCCAGTTCCAGAACCTGGAGCCGCGGGACATCTCGACACTGCGTCACATCATCACCTCGCACCTGGCCGGCGACATCGTCGGCGTCGGCGATGTGCTGGCGACCCTGCAGCGCGACAACTTCACCAAGGCCCGCAAGCAGAAAGATGACAACGGCGGCATGACTGCCTTCGGTCGCCTGCGCGCCGTGACCTTCAGCCTGGGCGTATTCGTCGTTGGCCTGGCGGCGTTCGGTTTCATCTTCAAGTCGGTGTACGGCATGTACTTCGTCAGCCACGCGCAGGCCGGCATCGTCAACGTACCGGGCATGGCCATCACCATGCCGCGCGACGGCACCGTGCAGAGCCTCGTCAAGGCCGACGGCGTAGCCGCCAAGGGTGCCCCGCTGGCGACCTTCAGCACCAGCATGCTCGACGTGCTCAAGGGCCACCTGGACGACAACCAACTGCAACCAGCCAAGGTCGAGGAATTGTTCGGCAAGCAGATGACCGGCACCCTGACGTCGCCATGCGATTGCATCGTCACCCAGCAACTGGTCTCCAACGGCCAGTACGCGAGCAAGGGTGACGTGATCTTCCAACTGGTACCACGGGGCACCGAGGCCAACGTTGAGGCACGCTTCTCCTATCGCCAGTTCGGCGACGTGCGTCCAGGCACCCCGGTCAGCTTCCAGGTTGCCGGCGAAGACACCACCCGCACCGGCAAGATTGTCAGCAGCACCAGCCTGAAAAGTGCCGACCTGTCCTCCGACATCCGTGTGCTGATCCAACCTGACGAAGCCCTCGACAGCGCGCTGGCCGGCCGTCCGGTGGAAGTCGTCAGCGATCGTGGCCCAAGCCTGAACTGGCTGATCGACAAAGCCATGGCCGTTGGTCTTTAA
- the alg8 gene encoding mannuronan synthase — protein MHRLKHGLLQAAGWLFYLSLLMGIAMALPTSTFDSESKDFIFLIGAVGIWRYSMGATHFVRGMIFLYIVYPHLRRKVRKLGKAADPSHVYLMVTSFRIDALTTAQVYGSVIREAIECGLPTTVVCSIVEMSDELLVKSLWARMNPPEHVKLDFVRIPGTGKRDGLAYGFRAISRHLPDDRAVVAVIDGDTVLAEGVVRKTVPWFQLFGNVGGLTTNEFCEVRGGYIMSEWHKLRFAQRHINMCSMALSKRVLTMTGRMSVFRATVVTNPDFIADVESDSLQHWRLGRFKFLTGDDKSSWFSLMRLGYDTFYVPDAAINTVEHPPEKSFIKASRKLMFRWYGNNLRQNSRALGLGLRRLGLFTSVVLFDQRVSMWTSLLGLTVAIIASFKYGTAFILVYLLWIGITRLILTLLLSCSGHRIGPAYPAILYYNQIVGALVKIYVFFRLDQQSWTRQPTHLTRDLASFQRWFNTWSSRTMTFSAGSIFVAVLLTMV, from the coding sequence ATGCACAGGCTAAAGCACGGCCTGCTTCAGGCCGCCGGTTGGCTGTTTTACTTGAGTTTACTGATGGGCATCGCCATGGCGCTGCCCACGTCCACGTTCGACTCCGAATCCAAGGATTTCATCTTCCTGATCGGCGCCGTGGGCATCTGGCGTTACTCCATGGGCGCGACGCATTTCGTGCGCGGCATGATCTTCCTGTACATCGTCTACCCACACCTGCGCCGCAAGGTACGCAAGCTGGGCAAGGCGGCGGACCCGTCCCACGTGTACCTGATGGTCACCAGTTTCCGCATCGACGCGCTGACCACCGCCCAGGTCTACGGCTCGGTGATTCGCGAAGCCATTGAGTGCGGGCTGCCGACCACCGTGGTCTGCTCCATCGTGGAAATGTCCGATGAACTGCTGGTCAAGAGCCTCTGGGCCCGCATGAACCCGCCGGAGCACGTCAAGCTAGACTTCGTGCGCATCCCCGGCACCGGCAAGCGCGACGGCCTGGCCTACGGCTTCCGCGCCATCTCCCGCCACCTGCCGGACGATCGCGCAGTGGTCGCGGTGATCGATGGCGACACCGTCCTCGCCGAGGGCGTGGTGCGCAAGACCGTGCCGTGGTTCCAGCTGTTCGGCAACGTCGGCGGCCTGACCACCAACGAGTTCTGCGAAGTGCGCGGCGGCTACATCATGAGCGAGTGGCACAAGCTGCGCTTCGCCCAACGCCACATCAACATGTGCTCGATGGCGTTGTCCAAGCGCGTCCTGACCATGACCGGACGCATGTCGGTGTTCCGCGCGACCGTCGTCACCAACCCGGACTTCATCGCCGACGTGGAAAGCGACTCGCTGCAACACTGGCGCCTGGGCCGCTTCAAATTCCTCACCGGCGACGACAAATCGAGCTGGTTCAGCCTGATGCGCCTGGGCTACGACACCTTCTACGTGCCGGATGCGGCGATCAATACGGTCGAGCACCCACCGGAAAAGAGCTTCATCAAGGCGAGTCGCAAGTTGATGTTCCGTTGGTACGGCAACAACCTGCGGCAGAACTCCCGGGCCTTGGGCCTGGGTCTGCGGCGTCTGGGCCTGTTCACTTCGGTGGTGCTGTTCGACCAGCGTGTATCGATGTGGACGTCGCTGCTGGGCCTGACCGTGGCGATCATCGCCAGCTTCAAGTACGGCACCGCGTTCATCCTGGTGTACCTGCTGTGGATCGGCATCACGCGGTTGATCCTGACCTTGCTGCTGTCGTGCTCCGGACACCGGATCGGCCCGGCCTACCCGGCGATTCTCTATTACAACCAGATCGTCGGTGCCCTGGTGAAGATCTACGTGTTCTTCCGCCTTGATCAACAGTCCTGGACCCGCCAGCCCACCCACCTGACCCGTGATCTCGCCAGCTTTCAACGTTGGTTCAACACTTGGTCGTCTCGGACCATGACCTTCTCCGCCGGCAGCATCTTTGTCGCCGTGCTGCTGACGATGGTCTGA
- a CDS encoding polysaccharide deacetylase family protein: MRIVLLLSAWLLSFGAIAAPNDVATLDRSTWPEQLTNPTLFDVASRAEVLMFARVLLDTDAMDEIALKQYLGLRTVNMAAVNALRARLWQRLLSSYNFAQRSCELDASFCYLVENMATLREEAGRFQLDDNSYYIKWAEPSRIFHTRYRDELLRKAALFPQVTSEIERFGDYERNGEQMNDRLFLLTFDSGANVAPDNTPWLTDYLRKSNMSGTFFVLGKDIQTRLADRSVNDLQTVYSGQCVGVQGWEFRSHSYWQDWQDSVRRSVDLVKGKLPENFVPLFRPPQGQRRGDAQSFFRNQGLQVALWDIDPQDSTNRLKPEQSAQRVLTLMLLWRHGVINFNAKQDAVKTAMPWLIAQTAQSGIGWEDCQDAFR; the protein is encoded by the coding sequence TTGCGTATCGTCCTTCTACTGTCGGCTTGGTTGTTGAGCTTCGGTGCCATTGCCGCGCCCAATGACGTCGCCACCCTGGACCGCAGCACCTGGCCCGAGCAGCTCACCAACCCGACGCTGTTCGATGTGGCCTCCCGGGCCGAGGTGCTGATGTTTGCCCGGGTGTTGCTGGACACCGATGCCATGGACGAAATCGCCCTCAAGCAATACCTGGGGCTGCGCACGGTCAACATGGCGGCGGTCAATGCCCTGCGCGCGCGGTTGTGGCAGCGATTGCTGTCCAGCTACAACTTTGCCCAGCGAAGCTGCGAACTGGACGCGTCGTTCTGCTATCTGGTGGAAAACATGGCGACCTTGCGGGAAGAGGCGGGCAGGTTTCAGCTCGACGACAACTCGTATTACATCAAGTGGGCCGAGCCAAGCCGGATCTTCCACACCCGGTATCGGGACGAACTGCTGCGCAAGGCGGCGCTGTTTCCCCAGGTCACCAGCGAAATCGAGCGTTTCGGCGATTACGAGCGCAACGGCGAGCAGATGAATGACCGGCTGTTCCTGTTGACCTTCGACAGCGGGGCCAACGTCGCGCCGGACAACACGCCGTGGCTGACAGATTACCTGCGCAAGTCGAACATGAGCGGGACGTTCTTCGTGTTGGGCAAGGACATCCAGACGCGCCTCGCGGATCGCTCGGTCAATGATCTCCAGACGGTCTATTCCGGGCAGTGCGTCGGTGTGCAGGGTTGGGAGTTTCGTTCCCACAGTTACTGGCAGGATTGGCAGGACTCGGTGCGGCGCAGTGTCGACCTGGTCAAGGGCAAGCTGCCGGAGAATTTCGTGCCGCTGTTCCGCCCGCCCCAGGGGCAGCGCCGGGGTGACGCGCAGTCGTTCTTCCGGAACCAGGGCCTGCAAGTGGCGCTGTGGGATATCGATCCCCAGGACAGCACCAACCGCCTCAAGCCCGAGCAGAGTGCCCAGCGTGTGCTGACCCTGATGCTGTTGTGGCGTCACGGCGTAATCAATTTCAACGCCAAGCAGGATGCGGTCAAAACGGCTATGCCGTGGCTCATCGCGCAAACAGCGCAAAGCGGGATCGGTTGGGAAGATTGCCAGGACGCGTTTCGCTGA
- a CDS encoding PhoH family protein, whose protein sequence is MDDHGRSPSSNQPILYVLDTNVLIHDPNALLNFEEHHVALPMTVLEELDKLKSGHHSVAAECRQAIRLIDKTLGDASPEDVELGVPIQRGKSGPKGLLSILMSKRTEPNLVLPEHLNDNIIINQLIDLHARNKDQAVVLVTKDINMRLKARACGIAAEDYSTDQLVDDVSLLPNGYHTMTGSFWDRVSKVETRQDHGRTWHQVQLIDNLPAVHINEFIIDEQGFVGWIKEIQVDKLLILDLHQEPLLHQEAWGLKPRDIYQSLALFALLDPDIHLVNLSGAAGSGKTILALAAAIEQTMVSKRYRRIIATRSVQGLDQEIGFLPGTEAEKMEPWLGAITDNLEALHMDDESTHGSVDYILSKVPLQFKSLNYIRGRSFQQSLILIDECQNLTPHQMKTIITRAGAGSKVVCLGNLAQIDTPYLSATSSGLTYLTERFKDFPNGVHITLQGVPRSILAEYAESHL, encoded by the coding sequence ATGGATGACCACGGACGTAGCCCTTCCTCCAACCAGCCAATCCTGTATGTACTCGATACCAACGTATTGATCCACGATCCAAACGCGCTGCTGAATTTCGAAGAACACCACGTTGCCCTGCCGATGACCGTCCTTGAAGAGCTGGACAAGCTCAAGAGTGGCCATCACAGCGTAGCGGCCGAATGTCGCCAGGCGATCCGCCTGATCGACAAGACCCTGGGCGACGCTTCTCCCGAAGACGTCGAGCTGGGCGTACCGATCCAGCGCGGCAAAAGCGGTCCCAAGGGCCTGCTTTCAATCCTGATGAGCAAGCGCACCGAACCCAACCTGGTGCTGCCTGAACACCTGAACGACAACATCATCATCAACCAGTTGATCGACCTGCACGCGCGCAACAAGGATCAAGCCGTCGTGCTGGTGACCAAAGACATCAACATGCGCCTCAAGGCCCGCGCCTGCGGGATCGCGGCGGAGGACTACAGCACCGACCAACTGGTCGACGACGTTTCGCTGCTGCCCAACGGCTACCACACCATGACCGGCTCCTTCTGGGACCGCGTGAGCAAGGTCGAAACCCGCCAGGACCATGGTCGCACCTGGCACCAGGTGCAACTGATCGACAACCTGCCGGCGGTGCACATCAACGAATTCATCATCGACGAACAAGGCTTCGTCGGCTGGATCAAGGAAATCCAGGTCGACAAATTGCTGATCCTCGATTTGCATCAGGAACCCTTGCTGCATCAGGAGGCGTGGGGCCTCAAGCCTCGGGACATCTACCAGAGCCTGGCGCTGTTCGCCCTGCTCGATCCGGATATCCACCTGGTCAACCTGTCCGGCGCCGCCGGTTCCGGCAAGACCATCCTGGCCTTGGCCGCCGCCATCGAACAGACCATGGTCAGCAAGCGCTACCGGCGCATCATCGCCACCCGCAGCGTGCAGGGCCTCGACCAGGAGATCGGCTTCCTGCCCGGCACCGAAGCGGAAAAAATGGAGCCGTGGCTGGGTGCGATTACCGACAACCTCGAAGCGTTGCACATGGACGACGAGAGTACCCATGGCAGCGTCGACTACATCCTCAGCAAAGTGCCGTTGCAGTTCAAATCCCTCAACTACATCCGGGGCCGCAGCTTCCAGCAGAGCCTGATCCTGATCGACGAATGCCAGAACCTGACCCCGCACCAGATGAAAACCATCATCACCCGTGCCGGCGCCGGTTCCAAAGTGGTGTGCCTGGGCAACCTGGCACAGATCGACACCCCTTACCTGTCCGCGACCAGCTCCGGGCTGACCTACCTGACCGAACGCTTCAAGGACTTCCCCAACGGGGTCCACATCACCCTGCAAGGCGTACCGCGCTCGATCCTGGCCGAATACGCTGAATCCCACCTGTAA
- the yaaA gene encoding peroxide stress protein YaaA, which translates to MLMVISPAKTLDFETPPATERFTLPQYLDHSQELVEQLRELSPAQISELMHVSDKIGGLNAARFGSWTPAFTPANAKQALLAFKGDVYTGLDAQSLGEADFDYAQQHLRMLSGLYGLLRPLDLMQPYRLEMGTKLANARGKDLYAFWGIRISEWLNEALADQGDDLLLNLASNEYFSAVKRSALKARIIDTEFKDLKNGQYKIISFYAKKARGLMSRFVIEQRINDPAALKQFDVQGYRYSAEQSSSDKLVFLRDHAPQ; encoded by the coding sequence ATGCTGATGGTGATTTCCCCCGCCAAGACCCTCGACTTCGAAACACCGCCGGCTACCGAGCGCTTCACCCTGCCCCAATACCTGGATCATTCCCAGGAGTTGGTCGAGCAATTGCGTGAACTCTCGCCTGCCCAGATCAGTGAATTGATGCACGTTTCCGACAAGATCGGCGGCCTCAATGCCGCGCGGTTCGGCAGCTGGACCCCGGCGTTCACCCCGGCCAACGCCAAGCAGGCGCTGCTGGCGTTCAAGGGCGACGTTTATACCGGCCTCGACGCACAAAGCCTTGGTGAAGCCGACTTCGACTATGCGCAACAACACTTGCGCATGCTCTCGGGCCTTTACGGCCTGCTGCGCCCGCTGGACCTGATGCAGCCGTATCGCCTGGAGATGGGCACCAAGTTGGCCAACGCCCGGGGCAAGGACCTGTACGCCTTCTGGGGCATCCGCATCAGTGAATGGCTGAACGAGGCGCTGGCCGACCAGGGCGACGACCTGTTGTTGAACCTGGCCTCCAATGAATACTTCAGCGCAGTCAAACGCAGCGCACTGAAGGCCCGCATCATCGATACCGAGTTCAAGGACCTCAAGAATGGCCAGTACAAAATCATCAGTTTCTACGCAAAAAAAGCCCGAGGCTTGATGAGCCGGTTTGTCATTGAACAACGCATCAACGATCCAGCGGCACTCAAGCAATTTGATGTGCAGGGGTATCGCTACAGCGCCGAGCAATCTTCTTCAGACAAACTGGTTTTCCTGCGCGACCACGCCCCGCAATAA
- the moaD gene encoding molybdopterin converting factor subunit 1 produces the protein MKITVKFFARYREALGVDSVKVEGDFATVNDVRALLAQRDGAEVLTEQNLMCARNEDLCQLDEPLADGDEVAFFPTVTGG, from the coding sequence ATGAAAATCACCGTGAAATTTTTTGCTCGCTATCGTGAAGCGCTTGGCGTGGACTCGGTCAAGGTGGAAGGCGATTTTGCGACGGTCAACGACGTCCGTGCGTTGCTCGCGCAGCGTGACGGCGCCGAGGTGCTCACCGAGCAAAACCTGATGTGCGCACGCAACGAAGACCTGTGCCAACTCGACGAGCCTTTGGCCGACGGCGATGAAGTCGCGTTCTTCCCGACTGTGACAGGAGGCTGA
- the algK gene encoding alginate biosynthesis TPR repeat lipoprotein AlgK: MTIIKILNSPQTLWERACSRKDQRGQDDAPQARSQVGTLCALALAVSLAGCAGLPDQRLANEALKRGDTALAQQNYQQLADLGYSEAQVGLADIQVDSRDPEQMRKAEATYRAAADISPRAQARLGRLLVAKPGSTEAEKHEAEGLLKKAFANGEGNTLIPLAMLYLQYPHSFPNVNAQQQISQWRSAGYPEAGLAQILLYRTQGTYDQHLDEVEKVCKAALATTDICYVELATVYQKRGQPEQQAELIKQMQAGHARGVVSAQRVDSVARVLADQSLGKTDEKTAQSLLEGIAPGNPASWVSLAQLLYDFPELGDVDKMMQYLENGRAADQPRAELLLGKLYYEGKWVPADAKVAEAHFQKAVGREVAADYYLGQIYRRGYLGQVYSQKALDHLLKAARNGQNSADYAIAQLFSQGKGTKPNPVNAYVFSQLAKAQNTPQATELAQTLEAQLPPEQLAQAQRLLQQEQAIRGAMSPDTLELQALKEDDGEEPL; this comes from the coding sequence GTGACCATTATAAAAATCCTGAACAGCCCACAGACCCTGTGGGAGCGAGCCTGCTCGCGAAAGGATCAACGCGGTCAGGACGATGCGCCGCAAGCTCGTTCCCAAGTGGGAACCCTCTGTGCCTTGGCATTGGCAGTGAGCCTGGCCGGTTGCGCCGGCCTGCCCGACCAACGCCTGGCCAACGAAGCCCTCAAGCGCGGCGACACGGCGTTGGCGCAGCAGAACTATCAGCAACTGGCAGACCTGGGCTACAGCGAAGCCCAGGTCGGCCTGGCCGATATCCAGGTGGACAGCCGCGACCCCGAGCAGATGCGCAAGGCCGAGGCGACCTACCGCGCCGCCGCCGATATCTCGCCGCGCGCCCAGGCTCGCCTGGGTCGCCTGCTGGTGGCCAAGCCCGGTTCCACCGAGGCTGAAAAACACGAAGCCGAAGGCCTGTTGAAAAAAGCCTTCGCCAACGGTGAAGGCAACACCCTGATCCCGCTGGCGATGCTGTATCTGCAATATCCCCACAGCTTCCCGAACGTCAACGCCCAGCAGCAGATCAGCCAATGGCGCAGCGCCGGCTACCCGGAAGCGGGCCTGGCGCAGATCCTGCTCTATCGCACCCAAGGCACTTACGACCAGCACCTGGACGAAGTGGAAAAGGTCTGCAAGGCCGCCCTGGCCACCACCGACATATGCTACGTCGAACTGGCCACGGTCTATCAGAAACGCGGCCAACCGGAACAGCAGGCCGAGCTGATCAAGCAAATGCAAGCCGGTCACGCCCGCGGCGTGGTCTCGGCCCAGCGTGTGGACAGCGTCGCCCGCGTCCTGGCCGATCAAAGCCTGGGCAAGACTGACGAGAAAACCGCCCAGTCGTTGCTCGAAGGCATCGCCCCCGGCAACCCCGCTTCCTGGGTCAGCCTGGCGCAACTGCTCTACGACTTCCCCGAGCTGGGTGACGTCGACAAGATGATGCAATACCTGGAAAACGGCCGCGCCGCCGACCAGCCTCGTGCCGAGCTGTTGCTGGGCAAGCTGTACTACGAAGGCAAGTGGGTACCGGCCGACGCCAAGGTCGCCGAGGCACATTTCCAGAAAGCCGTGGGCCGGGAAGTGGCTGCCGATTACTACCTCGGCCAGATCTATCGCCGTGGTTACCTGGGCCAGGTGTACTCGCAAAAAGCCCTGGACCACCTGCTCAAGGCCGCCCGCAACGGCCAGAACAGCGCCGACTACGCCATTGCCCAGCTGTTTTCCCAGGGCAAGGGCACCAAGCCCAACCCGGTCAACGCCTATGTGTTCAGCCAGTTGGCCAAGGCGCAGAACACCCCGCAGGCCACCGAGCTTGCCCAGACCCTCGAAGCACAATTACCGCCGGAACAACTTGCACAAGCGCAACGCCTGCTACAACAAGAGCAGGCCATTCGCGGCGCAATGAGCCCCGATACGCTTGAACTGCAAGCCCTAAAAGAAGATGACGGCGAGGAACCTCTATGA
- the moaC gene encoding cyclic pyranopterin monophosphate synthase MoaC — protein sequence MLTHLDSQGRANMVDVTDKAVTFREATAEAFVRMLPDTLQMIVSGGHPKGDVFAVARIAGIQAAKKTSDLIPLCHPLMLTSVKVELNAEGEDRVRIVARCKLSGQTGVEMEALTAASVAALTIYDMCKAVDRGMTIEGVRVLEKLGGKSGHFQADAS from the coding sequence GTGCTGACTCATCTCGATTCCCAAGGTCGCGCCAATATGGTCGACGTGACCGACAAGGCCGTGACGTTCCGTGAAGCCACGGCTGAAGCTTTTGTGCGCATGTTGCCCGATACCCTGCAAATGATCGTCAGTGGCGGCCATCCCAAGGGCGACGTGTTCGCCGTTGCGCGCATTGCCGGTATCCAGGCGGCGAAGAAAACCAGCGACCTGATTCCGCTCTGCCATCCGCTGATGCTCACCAGCGTCAAGGTCGAGCTCAATGCCGAAGGCGAGGACCGGGTACGCATCGTTGCCCGTTGCAAGTTGTCGGGCCAGACCGGTGTGGAAATGGAGGCGCTCACCGCCGCCAGCGTCGCCGCGTTGACGATCTACGACATGTGCAAGGCCGTGGACCGTGGCATGACCATCGAAGGCGTGCGGGTGCTGGAAAAGCTCGGCGGCAAGAGCGGCCATTTCCAGGCGGATGCCTCATGA